AGGAGTCCGCCATTATTTTCATCATTTGGTTATGACATTGATTTTGGTTCCAGGGGCAGTTAACATGGATGTCCCCCAGAGACACGGGGGCTGTCGTTTACATGCGCTGCAATTCCGTTTCATATACTCTTAGAATGGTTTGTACCGGGACATGAAACATACCTGGAAACATGTATTGTAACATACATGTTTATGTACAATATAAACAGATAGCCCGGCACAGGCAGCATATACAGCCCCCACAGGACATGGTTACATTAATGGTGCCTACAAGATGTTTATGTCAGTTTATATCCCTGCTACTCCAGGTGAGTTGGACTACAACCCCCATGATGCTCTGGTAGATCCGTCCATAACGGTAATCAAGTGGCTGGTTTTGTATTGGAAAGCCCAGTACATAAAGACCCCGAATTATATTGTTCTTGTTACCCCCAaaactctttattaccaatattaATCATTAAAATTAACGTTAACTAGTAACCCTATGAATTGGTATGACGTGAACGGAAGCCACAGCTGGCCGAGCACAATGGGAGTCGCACACGCATAAAAACTCAACCCGGCCCTGCGTCTCACCCGGGTGCCATTTCAGGGCCAGCTTCCTGTAGGCCTTCTTGAGGTCCTCATCGGTGCAGTCCCTGCGGACCCCGAGCACTTCGTAGTGACACTTCATCGCAGATCCCCAGAAGCCGGTATCACCCACCACACGTGCGACTCGGAGCCGGAAGTGCCGTCAGGAGGCGAGCTCGGAGTGACGTAGCTCCCCACCTGCCCACACTGACTCATGGTTGCCTAGGAAACTACAGCGCGTTCCAGTACCGACTTCTGCCTCATGTAACTGGCAGAACATTTCCCAGAGCGCACCGCGAGCCACTTCCGTTGTCGTGCAGGGCAGACGACGCGCGTAGCTGCTGTATGAAATTGTTGTGGGGCTTGCTTTACGGCTGTGACTGGAAGAGGCAGAAAGTGCCAGAAACTAGTAAGGGTCAGGTTGGTGAATGCGCGATGAGGAGTTTAATTCCGTCCGTATTAAGCGTTATACGTTTTGGAGCCATTGCTATTCTGGGAGCTTTTCTAGTTGCCCTGTGATATAATAGATGTTGTGGATTATTATTGTACTATGTATTCATTTCGGAACATTGTGACATTTTTAGCACTGTAGCGTGTCTCGGTCTTCTTAAAGGggcagctatatatatatatatatatatatatatatatatatatatatatatttcctcatAAGCATACATGGGCCAGCATCAAACACACCCCATGTAGGCAGAGGTGCTGTAGGGCGGGAGAGGCAAATACATGGTTAATCCCTCTATGGCATATGACGGCTGGAGTGACCCTTTCAAATGTCTGCTACGGTAATACAGCTTTTACACACCCTATTCCTATGACAAACCTCAGACATAACCTTTGTCTCTCCAAGCAGAACCAAATAAAGTTGGTTCAATGTCCCAGGTCCCCCACCCCAGTGCTTGGCGTGTGGCATGCACTTCACCATACAGAGGCCGCAGTGCACtgatatgatgatgatgatgatgataataataatgtcaccCCTAACCGCAGCCGTCATCCTAGCGCTTCGAGGGGCCTTGTGGATAATCCTCATGTATCTACTTCAATACAAAGTGTTTCTTTTTGGGTACCGAGTCTGCAATTGAGTGCGTTAACAACTAAAGGCCTGGATCCAATTAGAAATATCTATGTgtgttacattacatacacgCCTGCTTCGGTACAGGTGTACAGATATTCACAAATATTCGGGCAATGGTACGTTTAAAACCTTGGCATGGCGTTTGGTGAATAACacatgaaacatattttttatctagTAATAAAACGCGTTGTCCCTTTAACAAACCTTCATTGTATAAGTCAATATAAGTACAAAGGCATTCCCAGGACTAGGGAGGATCGTCGCATCTTTTTACTCCCTTTCTGAAAACAATACCAATCTAGCTGCCATGAAGCACGACGTCTGTGATCCTTAGCCAGAGAATAGCCGTAGGATCCACCAATGTCAATGCCGGTGTGTATTTAAATAACCCCAGGTAAAAAGCATAGGTGTCTGAGGGCAAAAGATCATTTATCCCCAACAGCTAAGCACCGGTTTACGAGAGtgattttctattttgtttctgCGCAGGTCCATAATATGTCGTTCCTGAGTCAGCCGGATGCAGACGATGAACAGTATGTATTAACCTGCAGCTTGGACAACGTCCGCAACCTCTCCAATATCCTGAAAGCCATTCACTTCAAGGACCATGCTGCCTGCTTTGCTACCAGCAATGGACTCAAGGTCACCGTTGAAAATTCAAAGTGTCTTCAAGCAAATGCTTTTATTCAGGTATTTTCAGTTGGTTCAtgcagatttatatatatatatatagatatatatatagatatatatatatatatagatgtgacTTGCTGTTCATTATGCAGAGGGTTGCTTTGTGGCATTGCTGTCCCTGTTTAATGCATGGTTGAGTCAGTGAAACAACTTTTCAAAAAATCCAgctgatttaaatgttttattagagCATCATCCATTATTGGAGCAGCAGCTCACCGGGGTTGGCCCCTCGTAATGTCAGTGAGAAACTGCAGCTCATCTGTGAACTCCCTCTGTAGTAAATAAAACCTCCATCATCACCCTGTAAGGACGTTAAAAAACACATAGCTCACGTGCACAAAATTCCAGCGTAAACAAGGGGCTATAGCCTCTGATAAACAGTAAATTGTTCTTTATTACCATGtggtttatttttgtacaacaGGCTGGGATCTTTCAAGAATTCAACGTAAGTGAGGAGTCTGTAGTGTTTCGGATAAATCTCACTGTCCTCTTGGACTGTTTGACCATTTTTGGTGCCAGCTCTGGTCCAGGTATGCAGGTTAAGGTTTGTGtttgtcattttaatgtttGTGCTTGTCATTTTAATGTTTGTGCCTTTTAATTGGATCGACCATCACGGGAATTGTTGTTGTGACTCTTGTCGTTCTTGAACTATAACTTCCACCATGTTAAACATTGTGGGTTATGCGTATAACCTACAGATTGGAAGAAGCCAAGAACAAGAGGTTTATTCTCTAAAGCAGGAGTTTACGGGTTTGACGGACATCTCCACTGATTGACTTCACTATGCGTTATGAAGGATTACCTCCAGTGAGCCTCTCCGGAAGAAGGGCTGAGGTGGCCAGGCATAATGCATAACTCATATAAATCTCACAATGTTAACTGTTCATTATGTGGGGTCAACTGAGGCCATCTTGCTGGAGATCTTCACCAGTGTTGGCTCTTGGTAATGcatactttagtgaataaacctcatagTTATCGGTACAAGAATGGAGGAAGCTTAGAGTAATGGGAAACAGACATAGAGCGACTAAAAATCACAAACAGGGAGAAGTCTGGGCTTGTATGACTTGGACACAGTGTGAATGcgcagatatttttatataaaagcgcAAGTTACGTTTTCTGAACAATTTGTACTCTACAATTATTTCTGTAAACAGTTTGACAAATCTGACCCTCAGCTGCCTCAAGACTCTGGGAAACGTGGGGGATTTGGATTAACATTTttgctctttttgttttttaataacatttttgcagCTATTTCAACTGCCTTGAAGATGTGCTACAAGGGGTACGGCTACCCGCTCACCCTATTTCTAGAAGAAGGAGGAGTGGTGACAGTATGTAAAATCCAGACCCAGGAGCCCGAGGAGACGCTGGATTTCGACTTCTCCAGCACTAATGTCGTCAATAAAATCATTCTGCAGTCAGAAGGGCTGAGAGAAGCGTTTTCCGAACTGGACATGACCAGCGACTTTCTACAAATCACTATGTCACCAGACAAGCCGTACTTTAGGTGTGTtttactattgttattattgtgcTTTACTGCTCTTAACCAGCATACAGAGACAGTGTTAAAAATACTACTATTGCAATTTCATTAGTAATATTGATTCTTAAAGATGTAAAGAGGCAGCTTATACCTTTTTCTATAGGTGGCCGTAATTAAAATTCGCTTAAGTGATATCacttagaaaaaaacaacccatCCGTCACTTAGAAACTCATTGAAATTACGGCTTTGCGTAAAGTCCTCAGATGGAATTTGCTGGAAGGTGAGATAATTGTATTCTCTTGGAGATATTGCTATGCGGTTCCAATATCCAAAGGAATTATTCACCATTGTAGATGTTCCTTAACATGTGAGGTGATATTGTGATGCTACAAAAAGCATGCGTAAACACATCCTACTATTGTTTGGTTTGCTTGATATGTTCAAGTTCTACCAGATGAATATTGATCTCTGTTAAGTAGTTTCGGCGGCTCATTTTCTTTCAGGAAAGTTTCATGTTGTAAATTAAACTCTTGTTGTTTTCGTCGTATAGATTGTCTACGTTTGGGAGCGCAGGCAGCGCTCATCTCGACTATCCCAAAGATTCAGATCTGATAGAGGCTTTCCAGTGCAGTCAGACTCAGACAAACAGGTAATACAGAAAGCAAAGAGTGTAAACCCGTCACTGTCTTCAGGTTAAAAACAAGTTCATctaacatttaatttaaagagaCCGTGTTTgcatattattgtatatgatgcGTTAATGTATAAAGCTTTGTGTTTTATCATGTAGCACTTTTGGCTCATTGCATCCATTGTCTGTCTAAGCATTATGGTAACAGTGATGTGCTTCATGTACCAGAGCATTGTGTGAGTGTAGAAGGAGCCTGGAGAAATTGAAGATCTGGGGATATGGTGGAACCAATCCTGACATCCCTGAATCTACCCTCATCAGTTTATGGCAAAAGATCATGAATTAtataaatcttttatttatatagcgccaataatttactcagtgcttcttacaatacaaatattcaaggggtctgacaactAGAATTGGCAGATTAAGACAGATACATTAGATAGAGAAGGACCTGCTCGCAAGCTGTGTGTGTAATTTCAGTACTAGGCTGCCATCCTTGTCCCATCCCAAGTATATTACTTCACTCGAGTAACTTCAGTTCTTGCTGAGAAAACGgtctttttccccctttttaggTATAAAATCTCGCTGATAAAGCCATCTACAAAGGCTCTCGCTTTATCCTGTAAAGTATCCATCCGAACAGACAACAGAGGCTTTCTATCCCTTCAGTACATGATCAGGAATGAAGACGGACAGATTTGCTTTGTAGAATATTACTGCTGCCCAGATGAAGACATGGATGGAGCGGAATCCTAGGCTCTAGTCAGACATCTCATTTTCAGTTCTTCGTGTCCCCTCTGTGATTGGGGGGCACTTCTCTCCCTCCTGTGGAATGGACCCAGTTGCAGCTCAGAGGGTCTCGTGGGCACGCCAGGCTCACCTGATGCCAGTAGAGACGGGTTCCAACAGCCAAATTGCAGATTTCAACTAAGGCGCCTCTGATCCATTTCTGATTATTGAAGAGTATTTTTCAATGTGATTCTATTCCTCACGCCGGaaaagggattaacccttttatAAGCATCTTATATTCCTGATATTCAGGGAAACTGTTCCTAAATGACTTTAATAAGGTTGAAAAAGTGCCTGACCTTTTTGAACTCtgttataaatttttttttttttgtatatatgggtaaaataaaaagaaacaaaaaatacgtACTTTTGTGTCCCTGGCTCCACCATGTCATATAATAGGATCAGAgagtgtgatgtcattgtgcTTTATGAAAGACCAGTCCCAGTGGCTTTTTCCGACAAGAATGTctgagttggccctgcataatgcatagctaataCAGGAGATTTTGTAAATCTTTGCtcgctgatttagctatacattatacggatCCAGCTCTACCCCTCTTGCTGGAGGGACAAGTTCACTGGTGTTTTCCCTTGATGCACAGTGATGGGCTACAGCCCTGGGGGTCTTTGGTAAATAGACCCCAATGTCAGACTGATGATATGTATCTGTAAATTTAATGTTAAAAGGGTAAAAAATCCAAAGGTTCCTCAATGTTGTTCCCgacactgctgcatcgtgatgGGTTTCTCGTCTCTGGCACATAGAGGGTTAAACGATATCCTCCTCCTACAACTCTTTGCATCCTATTTTATAACTGCATTTCAGTTCCTTTCACTTTAAACATGGATACCTACCCTGCCCTTACCAGAGCTGCTTCCCAGAAGGCAGCACCTGCTCTTCTTAACAATAAACTCTGACATGactgtttctttaaagtttAACTCTCTCCAAAGCcatcagaaaaaaatcaaacgCCTGTCCCTCCCATGGGGGAAAGTAATTAAGCAGCACCGAGTATTATGAACTTCCTTTAGGTGTTCGCCAAGTGGTCCGCTAGAGGGCGCCTGCACCAAGTAACACTGCGCAGCTATCATAGAGGTGGCTAGTATAGGAAGTCTCTTTAGTCACTTCCGCTAGGAAACCAACATGGCGGCCTACCGTAGGAAACGTGGCTCGGCTCCTGAGACcggcataaataataaaaaaccgaAACTTCAGTCAAAAGAGAGCAGCCAGGAGCGAGCGCCCGAGGAGTTTGCTATCCCGCCGCCCGTGTCTGAGGTAAGCGGCGGGGAAAGGGCCGTACGAGGGGCGAGTGCGGCAGCTAGTCTGAAGGGAGCCGCAGCGATGGCAGGAAAGCGAGAGAGAGCAGCATGCTTTGCGACTAAGTTAAATGCGTATAGATGCAGGGCGCCGAGTATATTCCCATTTAATGCCAACTTTTGATAACGTGACGAGTAGGATAGCGGGAGTGTCCGTGGTCCAAGAGCCATATGTctctcccatgcatgtttaaaatccctCGCtacattagcctctaccacctctgatgggaggctgttccgtttaTCTACCTCCGTTTTTGACTATACTTACTATGGTCTTTCCATTGAATGCTTGTGGGAACAGAATGTAGATTATCATTACACGTTATGAGAGAAGTCCCGGGGCCTTGTTAGGGGGCAATAACTGTAATAAGAAACATACAGCGGTCTTGgtgtcactttttttatttattaaaatgctgtTTTCTTAAAGCTACCACCATTCCTGTTTGAGGAACCTGCTGCCGGTTTTGCTGTGCTTGGATGTCGAACAGCGCTGCGGTATAGgctagcgctatataaatcctTATGTTATGCTGGGCTTTGCCAATATTTTACATCCATGCTGCTCACAACTGAACCTAATTAAAGCCGTTCTGATAAACGACGATCCATCGTATATCCGCCTTTTGTTTTTTAggggaaatggaaaaacaagGAAAGGGTGCTTATCTTTTCTTCCCGCGGCATCAATTTTCGCACCAGACATTTGATGCAAGACTTGAGGACGTTAATGCCGCATGCTAAAGCAGGTAGGACTTCATGGGGTAACCGTGAATAAATGTAcctcttttaaataaatgtatccatCAGCTCGTTTTGGTTCAGTGAGATCTCCGGCTTCCCGGATGGACA
The DNA window shown above is from Spea bombifrons isolate aSpeBom1 chromosome 1, aSpeBom1.2.pri, whole genome shotgun sequence and carries:
- the RAD1 gene encoding cell cycle checkpoint protein RAD1 — its product is MSFLSQPDADDEQYVLTCSLDNVRNLSNILKAIHFKDHAACFATSNGLKVTVENSKCLQANAFIQAGIFQEFNVSEESVVFRINLTVLLDCLTIFGASSGPAISTALKMCYKGYGYPLTLFLEEGGVVTVCKIQTQEPEETLDFDFSSTNVVNKIILQSEGLREAFSELDMTSDFLQITMSPDKPYFRLSTFGSAGSAHLDYPKDSDLIEAFQCSQTQTNRYKISLIKPSTKALALSCKVSIRTDNRGFLSLQYMIRNEDGQICFVEYYCCPDEDMDGAES